From one Tsukamurella tyrosinosolvens genomic stretch:
- a CDS encoding rhomboid family intramembrane serine protease has translation MTALGTTVRRDWQPVVTYSLIAVNVIVFAFSAKQTGSIENNMASYEVARFALSEQATLNGWWWTAVTSGFLHFGPIHLLVNMFTLYVFGRNVEQALGRARFGTIYAVSLLGGSAAVLWFGLENTITVGASGAIFGLIGAELVLYLKLKLNPTSLLVIIGVNVVASLTLSGISWLGHLGGFVTGVLVTAGFVYAPELLPKDRRTRQQVEALGWACAGVIAAVVVAAIAVRFGTFPGAQVYSLR, from the coding sequence GTGACCGCTCTCGGCACGACGGTCCGCCGCGACTGGCAGCCCGTCGTCACGTACTCGCTGATCGCGGTCAACGTGATCGTCTTCGCGTTCAGCGCGAAGCAGACCGGCAGCATCGAGAACAACATGGCCTCCTACGAGGTCGCGCGGTTCGCGCTGTCCGAGCAGGCCACGCTCAACGGCTGGTGGTGGACGGCGGTGACCTCGGGGTTCCTCCACTTCGGGCCGATCCACCTGCTGGTCAACATGTTCACGCTGTACGTCTTCGGGCGTAACGTCGAGCAGGCGCTGGGCCGGGCACGGTTCGGCACTATCTACGCCGTCTCGCTGCTCGGCGGCAGCGCGGCCGTGCTGTGGTTCGGGCTGGAGAACACGATCACCGTGGGCGCCTCGGGCGCGATCTTCGGCCTCATCGGCGCGGAGTTGGTGCTCTACCTGAAGCTGAAGCTGAATCCGACGTCGCTGCTGGTGATCATCGGCGTCAACGTCGTCGCGTCGTTGACCCTGTCCGGCATCTCGTGGCTGGGCCACCTCGGCGGCTTCGTCACCGGCGTCCTCGTGACGGCGGGCTTCGTCTACGCGCCCGAGTTGCTCCCGAAGGACCGGCGCACGCGGCAGCAGGTCGAGGCACTCGGCTGGGCGTGCGCGGGCGTCATCGCGGCCGTCGTGGTCGCGGCGATCGCGGTCCGGTTCGGCACGTTCCCGGGCGCGCAGGTGTACTCCCTGCGGTGA
- a CDS encoding acyl-CoA thioesterase: protein MTETLTDFDEFLGTLDLAEAGEDRYLGRHPAKTASRTFGGQILSQAIVASGNTVPGARDSLFLHAAHTHFINGGETNADLEFVVRRLRDTRNVANRLVSVEQGGTVLALMQLAYQTDGRNPLVHGDPAPEVPAPDGLPNIQDTLQGYEDVVTMFVEAPQPMDMRFTNDPAWIAKGKGLIQEDNNVWIRTAGPLPDDQVIHDAALAYASDTTILDSIITRHGLSWGFDRIMAVTLNQSLWFHRRVRFDQYNLYSSHSTVADGGRGMSNGQFFDSEGILVASTTQEGVLKYFPSKGAK from the coding sequence ATGACGGAGACACTCACCGATTTCGACGAGTTCCTCGGCACCCTGGATCTCGCGGAGGCGGGGGAGGACCGCTACCTCGGTCGTCACCCCGCCAAGACCGCGTCCCGCACGTTCGGCGGGCAGATCCTCTCGCAGGCGATCGTGGCCTCGGGCAACACCGTTCCGGGGGCTCGGGATTCGCTGTTCCTGCACGCCGCGCACACGCACTTCATCAACGGCGGCGAGACGAACGCCGACCTGGAGTTCGTGGTGCGGCGACTGCGGGACACCCGCAACGTCGCGAACCGGCTGGTGTCGGTCGAGCAGGGCGGCACCGTGCTCGCCCTGATGCAGCTCGCCTACCAGACCGACGGCCGGAACCCGCTCGTGCACGGCGACCCCGCGCCCGAGGTTCCCGCCCCCGACGGGCTGCCGAACATCCAGGACACCCTTCAGGGCTACGAGGACGTCGTCACGATGTTCGTCGAGGCACCGCAGCCGATGGACATGCGGTTCACCAACGATCCGGCGTGGATCGCCAAGGGCAAGGGCCTGATCCAGGAGGACAACAACGTCTGGATCCGGACGGCCGGGCCCCTGCCGGACGATCAGGTCATCCACGACGCGGCCCTGGCCTACGCCTCGGACACCACGATCCTCGACTCGATCATCACCCGGCACGGTCTGTCCTGGGGATTCGACCGGATCATGGCGGTCACGCTCAACCAGTCGCTGTGGTTCCACCGCCGCGTCCGCTTCGATCAGTACAACCTGTACAGCTCGCATTCGACGGTGGCCGACGGCGGTCGCGGTATGTCGAACGGGCAATTCTTCGATTCGGAAGGCATTCTGGTAGCAAGCACCACCCAGGAGGGTGTGCTCAAGTACTTCCCGTCGAAGGGGGCGAAGTGA
- the pyk gene encoding pyruvate kinase produces MTRRTKIVCTLGPAVGTDEKVLALVEEGMDVARLNFSHGEHADHGVNYERVRAASDKTGRAVGILADLQGPKIRLGRFAGDGRTVWETGETVRITVDDVVGTHDRVSTTYKELAQDARPGDRLLVDDGKVGLTVTSVDGNDVVCEVTEGGPVSNNKGVSLPGMNVSVPALSEKDIEDLEFALELGVDFIALSFVRSPADIERVHAVMDRVGRRIPVIAKLEKPEAIENLEAVILAFDAVMVARGDLGVELPLEEVPLVQKRAIQIARENAKPVIVATQMLESMIENSRPTRAEASDVANAVLDGADAVMLSGEVSVGKYPIETVRTMAKIVQAVEDGGPSVPPLNHVPRTKRGIISYAARDIGERLNAKALVAFTQSGDTVRRLARLHTRLPLLAFTPLPEVRSQLALSWGTETFLVDGADSTDAMIKQVDHSLEGIGRYSKGDQVVIVAGAPPGTIGSTNLIQVHRIGEDDH; encoded by the coding sequence GTGACTCGTCGAACCAAGATCGTCTGCACCCTGGGCCCCGCTGTCGGAACCGATGAGAAGGTTCTTGCTCTCGTGGAGGAGGGCATGGATGTTGCGCGCCTGAATTTCAGCCACGGTGAGCACGCCGATCACGGTGTGAACTATGAGCGTGTGCGTGCCGCCTCCGACAAGACCGGCCGGGCGGTGGGGATCCTGGCGGACCTGCAGGGCCCGAAGATCCGGCTGGGCCGGTTCGCCGGCGACGGCCGCACCGTGTGGGAGACGGGCGAGACGGTGCGGATCACCGTCGATGATGTGGTCGGTACGCATGATCGGGTCTCGACCACCTATAAGGAGTTGGCGCAGGACGCCCGCCCCGGCGACCGGCTGCTGGTCGACGACGGCAAGGTCGGGCTGACGGTGACGTCGGTCGATGGCAATGACGTGGTGTGTGAGGTCACTGAGGGTGGCCCGGTGTCGAACAACAAGGGTGTGTCGCTGCCGGGGATGAACGTGTCGGTGCCGGCGCTCAGTGAGAAGGACATCGAGGATCTGGAGTTCGCGCTCGAATTGGGTGTGGATTTCATTGCTCTGTCGTTCGTGCGGTCGCCGGCGGATATCGAGCGGGTGCATGCGGTGATGGATCGGGTGGGCCGCCGCATTCCGGTGATCGCGAAGTTGGAGAAGCCGGAGGCGATCGAGAACCTCGAGGCCGTCATTCTCGCGTTCGATGCGGTGATGGTTGCGCGTGGTGATCTCGGTGTCGAGCTGCCGCTCGAGGAGGTGCCGCTGGTGCAGAAACGGGCGATCCAGATCGCCCGGGAGAACGCCAAGCCGGTGATCGTCGCCACGCAGATGCTGGAGTCGATGATCGAGAACAGCCGCCCCACCCGCGCCGAGGCCTCCGACGTCGCGAACGCCGTGCTCGACGGTGCGGATGCCGTGATGCTCTCCGGTGAGGTCTCGGTGGGCAAGTACCCGATCGAGACCGTGCGGACCATGGCCAAGATCGTGCAGGCCGTCGAGGACGGCGGACCGTCGGTGCCGCCGCTGAACCACGTCCCGCGCACCAAGCGCGGCATCATCTCCTACGCCGCCCGCGACATCGGCGAGCGGCTCAACGCCAAGGCGCTCGTCGCGTTCACCCAGTCGGGTGACACCGTGCGGCGCCTGGCCCGCCTGCACACCCGCCTGCCGCTGCTGGCGTTCACGCCGCTGCCCGAGGTCCGCAGCCAGCTCGCCCTGTCCTGGGGCACCGAGACCTTCCTGGTCGACGGTGCCGACAGCACCGACGCCATGATCAAACAGGTCGACCACTCGCTCGAGGGCATCGGCCGCTACTCCAAGGGCGATCAGGTCGTCATCGTCGCCGGTGCGCCCCCCGGGACCATCGGCTCGACCAACCTGATCCAGGTGCACCGGATCGGCGAGGACGACCACTGA